The Paenibacillus sp. FSL R7-0204 genome includes a region encoding these proteins:
- a CDS encoding SpaA isopeptide-forming pilin-related protein — protein MKKKTIGAWLVVVMLITQFANGFGFMTKVNAGATNSIITSVTMAVYENGTQVTDSVYKLDSEVKVGLTFKLPVTDPETGAHGYKDGDTFEYQLPYQLAIDQSYTGDLVYSGVASGKIGTYKVGTDNKVVLTFIKDIEGLFNVGGTFNVTSKLSSTKVTGTTTQELLFPIAGNLNNTIVIKVHPKGGTSITKDGIPQPQKYNPSSILWTVNVNTVQDEVYKAVVTDSIPAGLELDLSSIEVYKLEVDVQGKVTHRTQIGSDQYDPSGSTTSSLNVKFFNTITDAYQVTFSTKITNTTLKNFTNTAKLTGEGIDKSSSKTVDIVRGVPLKKTAGNFDPMDETIPWEIQFNYNEQTITSANAVLLDYFNDSQKLVESSLVVYKIQLDQDGKEVGSGTPINEGPDYTLTSPLTDKTGKIGFKLQFNNDINSAYKIKYKTKVKDRVYGAEQIFNTVTRDTYKGEANQYTTQRILNKQNVDTGKDKDVDYLNKTVKWTVKVNEDKRTMTNLILTDTFGNAGLKLIGKPIISPSPGVEGTDYIITKVGTEDFSKGDGFKIEFKNPINEAYTITYTTKFDFYKLIDGMKEFSNTASITWDENKTNKPLTSTKTFDPREEVKNNGKKTGSYDVNTKQLTWTVGANYNKRVLAAGATLVDTIPVGQKATSVTAVVYKMGYEEDGEHSKGAIIDASKYDLTVTDKQLTVKFKDEVDYAFYVVFSTEFIGSDVNQGTVTNKATLYDKDNKAVSEPLEVTVTVPKGGEYVAKDFTRDKDDQTLLNWKVVINANQSIVKNVKLVDNPSTNQVLLPDSFHLYVTTVNQSGEAVDPTSGNELKKDVDYTLTFKTDKDGKESFELAFINPNPISKPYILTYKSVVTEAGNNVQLKNAISFSGDGVEQITKPITSEKSIKIVDTSGTGSGVTGSLNVTKTNQTGDEKLEGAEFALSRVIGTELKETQKQTSAEDGTLTFTNLKAGKYVLKETKAPAGYALDSTEHKVTINSSTPVQLTVKNDFFGSLKLTKLDVNDSKKKLEGAVFELFDSKGALVSLKTTDGNGELVFTKLKGGEYTLKEKTAPAGYVLDTKAINVTIDPNQEKTVTVTNALIPAEVFGSLKLTKVAQEDAGKKLKDAEFGLYDSTKKLVTSGKTDADGVLEFKSLKLGTYTLKELTAPAGYVLEATEHTVTIDSGVQKVLAPITNKLIPVEILGSLKVTKVAGEDTNKKLAGAEFGLYDSAKKLVVSGKTDANGELVFTSLKLGNYILKEITAPEGYVLSDTEHPVTIDSGVQKVLLPITNQKVTTPPTESTPTPTPVTPTATPTPVTEPTATPVPTSPPVYYTPTPGPSSIPGVIGTPTPTPSVTPAPTATPAASSTPGVTATPQVTPAATPAQPGTVSTPTPQATQVTTIEEVPIDGEIPLGGIPSIGEEPAHGTVTITPDGKWTYTPDPGYTGKDKFTIVVTDEDGNEEEITIEVGVDEVPKGTVTQPTDKGNNSGLPGKLPQTGEESPLPLYLTGGGLIILGLVLSRRFNARKKM, from the coding sequence ATGAAGAAAAAGACGATAGGCGCCTGGTTGGTTGTTGTAATGCTGATTACACAGTTTGCCAACGGTTTCGGGTTCATGACGAAGGTTAATGCGGGGGCAACGAATAGTATCATTACAAGTGTCACAATGGCAGTATATGAAAACGGCACACAGGTCACGGATAGTGTGTATAAGCTTGATTCGGAAGTCAAAGTAGGCTTGACCTTCAAGCTTCCAGTGACGGACCCTGAGACTGGAGCCCATGGTTATAAGGATGGGGACACGTTCGAATATCAGTTGCCTTACCAGTTAGCCATTGACCAATCATACACGGGTGACTTGGTATACAGTGGTGTAGCATCGGGGAAAATCGGAACGTACAAAGTCGGTACTGACAACAAAGTGGTGCTTACGTTCATTAAAGATATCGAAGGTTTGTTCAATGTGGGCGGTACTTTTAATGTGACGTCCAAACTTAGCTCCACCAAAGTCACGGGAACTACGACACAGGAGCTGTTATTCCCGATCGCCGGGAACCTGAATAATACGATTGTGATTAAAGTCCATCCTAAGGGCGGCACCAGCATTACCAAGGACGGGATTCCACAGCCGCAAAAATATAATCCGTCCAGCATCTTATGGACTGTTAATGTGAACACTGTGCAGGATGAAGTATACAAAGCGGTTGTTACAGACTCCATTCCGGCAGGCCTGGAGCTTGACCTAAGTTCAATTGAGGTCTATAAGCTTGAGGTTGATGTTCAGGGTAAAGTGACCCATAGAACGCAGATCGGGTCCGACCAATATGATCCTTCAGGCAGCACGACGAGCAGCTTGAATGTGAAGTTCTTCAACACCATTACGGATGCGTACCAGGTGACATTCTCGACCAAAATTACAAATACAACGCTTAAAAATTTCACTAATACCGCTAAGCTTACTGGTGAAGGAATCGATAAGAGTTCTTCTAAGACGGTTGATATTGTGCGGGGAGTTCCACTGAAGAAGACTGCGGGAAATTTTGATCCTATGGATGAGACCATTCCTTGGGAGATTCAGTTCAACTATAATGAACAAACCATTACATCCGCTAATGCGGTGTTGCTGGATTATTTTAATGATTCCCAAAAGTTGGTTGAAAGTTCATTAGTCGTATACAAAATTCAATTGGATCAAGACGGAAAAGAAGTAGGAAGCGGGACTCCTATCAATGAAGGACCCGATTATACTCTAACCTCGCCTTTGACCGACAAAACAGGCAAGATCGGGTTCAAACTGCAATTTAATAATGATATCAATTCTGCATATAAAATTAAATATAAAACCAAAGTCAAAGACCGTGTATATGGAGCTGAACAAATTTTTAACACAGTTACCAGAGATACGTATAAGGGAGAAGCAAACCAATATACTACTCAGCGTATTTTAAACAAGCAGAATGTAGATACGGGTAAGGATAAAGATGTCGATTATCTCAATAAAACAGTAAAATGGACCGTTAAAGTCAATGAAGACAAAAGAACCATGACCAACCTGATTCTGACGGATACTTTCGGCAATGCCGGACTGAAACTTATCGGCAAACCAATTATTAGCCCGAGTCCTGGTGTTGAAGGTACAGATTATATCATTACTAAGGTTGGTACTGAAGATTTCAGTAAGGGCGATGGTTTTAAAATCGAATTTAAAAATCCGATTAATGAAGCCTACACGATTACTTACACCACAAAGTTTGATTTTTATAAGTTGATTGATGGTATGAAGGAGTTCAGTAACACAGCTTCGATTACATGGGATGAAAATAAAACGAATAAACCGCTGACATCGACCAAAACCTTTGATCCGCGGGAAGAAGTTAAAAACAACGGTAAGAAGACAGGTTCTTACGATGTAAATACCAAGCAGCTTACCTGGACCGTTGGGGCCAACTATAATAAACGTGTATTGGCTGCAGGAGCCACTCTAGTGGATACGATTCCTGTAGGCCAGAAAGCAACTAGCGTAACTGCAGTAGTCTACAAGATGGGATATGAAGAAGATGGGGAGCACAGTAAGGGTGCTATCATTGACGCTTCGAAATATGATCTGACTGTCACAGACAAGCAACTCACAGTGAAATTCAAAGACGAGGTTGACTATGCCTTCTATGTGGTCTTCAGTACAGAGTTCATTGGGAGTGATGTCAATCAAGGTACAGTTACAAATAAAGCCACTTTATACGATAAGGATAACAAGGCTGTATCAGAGCCCTTGGAAGTAACAGTAACGGTTCCTAAGGGCGGCGAATATGTAGCTAAAGATTTTACACGCGATAAAGATGATCAGACTCTTCTGAACTGGAAAGTGGTCATCAACGCCAACCAGTCCATTGTCAAAAACGTAAAACTGGTAGATAATCCTAGCACGAATCAGGTGCTGCTGCCGGACAGCTTCCATCTCTACGTGACTACAGTGAATCAGAGCGGGGAAGCAGTAGATCCTACGTCTGGGAATGAATTGAAGAAGGATGTTGATTACACCCTTACCTTCAAAACCGACAAAGATGGTAAAGAAAGCTTCGAGCTTGCCTTCATTAACCCGAACCCGATCAGTAAACCATATATTCTGACTTATAAGTCCGTTGTGACTGAGGCAGGAAATAATGTGCAACTGAAAAATGCTATCTCGTTTAGCGGTGATGGTGTAGAACAGATTACAAAACCTATTACATCTGAGAAAAGTATTAAAATTGTTGACACTTCCGGTACAGGAAGCGGCGTTACTGGCTCGCTAAATGTTACCAAAACCAATCAGACCGGCGATGAAAAGCTTGAAGGCGCCGAATTCGCACTCTCACGGGTGATTGGAACTGAACTGAAGGAGACTCAAAAACAGACTTCTGCAGAAGACGGAACCCTGACTTTTACAAATCTTAAGGCTGGTAAATATGTTCTGAAAGAAACCAAAGCTCCGGCAGGTTACGCGCTGGACAGCACCGAGCATAAAGTAACGATTAATTCGTCCACGCCTGTGCAGCTTACCGTCAAGAATGACTTCTTCGGTTCACTTAAGCTGACCAAGTTGGATGTGAATGATTCCAAGAAGAAACTTGAAGGCGCAGTGTTCGAACTATTCGACTCCAAGGGTGCACTAGTGAGTTTGAAAACAACTGATGGCAACGGTGAGTTGGTATTCACTAAGCTTAAAGGCGGGGAGTATACCCTGAAAGAGAAAACCGCCCCTGCCGGTTATGTCCTGGATACCAAAGCCATTAATGTTACCATTGATCCCAATCAAGAGAAAACTGTTACAGTGACTAATGCACTTATTCCGGCCGAAGTCTTCGGATCGCTGAAGTTGACTAAGGTAGCGCAAGAGGATGCGGGCAAGAAGCTGAAAGATGCAGAGTTCGGATTGTATGATTCCACTAAGAAGCTTGTGACAAGCGGAAAAACAGACGCTGACGGCGTATTGGAATTCAAATCGCTGAAGCTCGGAACCTACACACTGAAGGAGCTTACTGCCCCTGCCGGTTATGTGCTGGAGGCGACAGAGCATACTGTAACGATTGATTCCGGCGTACAGAAGGTACTCGCACCAATTACGAACAAACTGATTCCGGTTGAAATCCTCGGCTCGCTCAAAGTAACGAAGGTTGCTGGGGAGGATACGAACAAGAAGCTTGCAGGAGCAGAGTTCGGACTGTATGATTCCGCCAAGAAATTGGTAGTAAGCGGAAAAACCGATGCAAATGGTGAACTGGTATTCACATCGCTGAAGCTGGGGAATTATATTCTGAAGGAAATTACAGCTCCGGAAGGTTATGTTCTGAGCGATACAGAGCATCCTGTAACGATTGATTCCGGCGTGCAAAAGGTGCTGTTGCCAATTACTAACCAAAAGGTAACCACACCGCCTACAGAATCGACACCGACACCAACGCCGGTGACACCAACAGCAACACCGACGCCAGTTACAGAACCAACAGCAACACCAGTACCAACATCACCGCCGGTATATTACACACCGACACCTGGACCATCAAGCATTCCTGGAGTTATCGGTACACCAACGCCGACACCATCGGTAACGCCAGCACCAACGGCAACTCCGGCTGCTTCCAGTACGCCAGGAGTAACAGCTACGCCACAGGTAACGCCAGCAGCAACACCGGCTCAGCCTGGAACGGTCAGCACTCCAACGCCGCAAGCCACACAGGTGACTACGATTGAGGAAGTGCCTATTGACGGCGAGATCCCGCTGGGAGGTATCCCTAGCATCGGCGAAGAGCCGGCGCATGGTACGGTAACTATTACACCGGATGGCAAATGGACGTATACTCCAGATCCAGGCTACACCGGCAAGGATAAATTCACGATTGTCGTTACAGATGAAGACGGCAATGAGGAAGAGATTACAATTGAAGTTGGAGTCGATGAAGTGCCTAAGGGTACGGTTACACAACCAACTGACAAAGGCAACAACAGCGGACTTCCCGGCAAGCTTCCTCAGACCGGTGAAGAAAGTCCTCTCCCGCTGTATCTGACTGGCGGCGGATTGATCATTCTGGGACTTGTACTGTCCAGAAGATTCAATGCCCGCAAGAAAATGTAG
- the ilvC gene encoding ketol-acid reductoisomerase: MAVTTYYEQDAELSVLKGKTIAVIGYGSQGHAQAQNLRDSGLQVVIGLREGKSFETAKNDGFEVLSVAEAVSRADVVQILMPDETQASVYKNDIEPNLKNGAALMFSHGFNVHFGQIVAPKDADVLLVAPKSPGHMVRRTYVEGFGVPGLIAIEQDATGNAKAIGLAYAKGIGCTRAGVIETSFREETETDLFGEQAVLCGGVSELIKAGFETLTEAGYAPEMAYFECLHELKLIVDMVYEGGLSSMRDSISNTAEYGDYVTGPRIITAETKKAMKEVLSDIQQGKFARDFILENQSGRAFLTATRRNEAAHPVEVVGSQLREMMHWIKK, encoded by the coding sequence ATGGCAGTTACAACGTACTATGAACAGGATGCAGAGCTTAGCGTATTGAAGGGAAAGACAATTGCAGTAATCGGGTACGGTAGCCAAGGACATGCCCAGGCACAGAACCTGCGTGACAGTGGTCTTCAGGTGGTTATCGGTCTGCGTGAAGGTAAATCTTTTGAAACTGCCAAGAATGACGGCTTTGAAGTATTGTCTGTAGCAGAAGCGGTATCCCGTGCAGATGTGGTGCAAATCCTCATGCCGGACGAAACTCAGGCATCTGTATATAAGAATGATATCGAACCGAACCTCAAGAATGGCGCGGCTCTGATGTTCTCCCACGGTTTCAACGTGCATTTTGGACAAATCGTAGCTCCTAAGGATGCGGATGTGCTGTTGGTAGCTCCTAAATCCCCGGGACACATGGTTCGCCGCACTTATGTTGAAGGCTTCGGCGTTCCCGGCCTGATCGCTATTGAACAGGATGCAACCGGCAATGCCAAGGCTATCGGTCTGGCATATGCCAAAGGCATCGGCTGTACCCGTGCAGGAGTTATCGAAACCTCCTTCCGTGAAGAGACTGAAACGGATCTGTTCGGTGAACAGGCTGTCCTCTGCGGCGGTGTGTCCGAATTGATCAAGGCTGGTTTCGAGACATTGACTGAAGCCGGATATGCGCCTGAGATGGCTTACTTCGAGTGCTTGCATGAGCTGAAGCTGATCGTTGACATGGTGTATGAAGGCGGATTGTCCAGCATGCGCGATTCCATCAGTAACACTGCGGAATACGGTGACTATGTAACTGGACCACGCATCATTACTGCTGAGACTAAAAAAGCTATGAAAGAAGTACTGTCTGATATTCAACAGGGTAAATTCGCCCGCGACTTTATCCTTGAGAACCAATCCGGCCGTGCCTTCCTGACCGCTACCCGCCGTAACGAAGCTGCTCATCCGGTAGAAGTAGTCGGCAGCCAGCTGCGTGAAATGATGCACTGGATTAAGAAATAG
- a CDS encoding 2-isopropylmalate synthase, with translation MRKIYVFDTTLRDGEQSPGVNLNTREKVEIAYQLEKLGIDRMEAGFPAASPGDLAAVNAVARAVKNVTVIGLSRSRESDIDAVKEALQGAQDPCIHIFLATSPIHRQHKLRMEKSQVLETAQSAIRYAKKYFPKLEFSLEDAGRTEREFMAEMVSMAIREGANVVNIPDTVGYLNPAEYGAIFKFLKDTVPDIERVQLSAHCHNDLGMATANTLAAIQNGADQIEGTINGIGERAGNTAIEEVALALETRSEYFGAKTSLVLSEISRTSRLVSKLTGMVVPGNKAIVGANAFAHESGIHQDGMLKEKTTYEIMTPETIGLKESKLVLGKHSGRHAFRDKLSDLGYDISEEEVNAAFAKFKDLADKKKEVSDEDILALLEEKLIDTPETFSLQTIYVTYGNEATPTAKVIIHGQDPQPIVAVAEGNGSVDAIYNAIDQATGEEVTLGDYSIKAVSRGKDAQGEVHVVLSQGEVAAQGRGLSTDILEASARAYLDALNKLIEKRKTYTKREHANL, from the coding sequence ATGCGGAAAATTTATGTGTTCGACACGACGCTGCGTGACGGGGAGCAGTCGCCGGGTGTGAACCTCAATACGCGTGAGAAGGTAGAAATCGCTTACCAGCTGGAGAAGCTGGGAATTGACCGGATGGAGGCAGGCTTCCCTGCCGCTTCGCCCGGAGATCTGGCTGCGGTGAACGCAGTGGCCAGAGCCGTCAAGAATGTCACCGTAATCGGTCTGTCCCGTTCCAGAGAGAGCGATATTGATGCGGTCAAGGAAGCGCTGCAGGGGGCACAGGACCCTTGCATTCATATTTTCCTGGCAACCTCGCCGATACACCGTCAGCATAAGCTGCGCATGGAGAAGTCACAGGTGCTGGAAACGGCACAATCGGCGATCCGCTATGCCAAGAAGTATTTTCCCAAGCTTGAATTCTCCCTGGAGGACGCTGGCCGTACCGAACGTGAATTCATGGCTGAAATGGTCTCCATGGCGATCCGCGAGGGTGCGAATGTGGTGAATATTCCAGATACGGTCGGATACCTGAATCCGGCGGAATACGGAGCCATCTTCAAGTTCCTGAAGGATACGGTGCCGGATATCGAGCGGGTTCAGCTTAGCGCCCATTGTCACAATGATCTGGGGATGGCTACCGCCAATACCCTCGCTGCCATTCAGAATGGTGCAGACCAGATTGAGGGTACGATCAACGGGATCGGGGAACGAGCCGGCAATACAGCGATTGAAGAGGTCGCTCTGGCGCTTGAGACCCGCAGTGAGTATTTCGGTGCCAAGACCTCTCTGGTCCTGTCCGAAATCTCCCGTACCAGCCGTCTCGTCAGCAAGCTGACAGGAATGGTTGTGCCGGGCAACAAGGCGATTGTCGGCGCCAATGCCTTCGCCCATGAATCCGGGATTCATCAGGATGGCATGCTGAAGGAGAAGACCACCTACGAGATTATGACACCGGAAACGATTGGTCTCAAAGAAAGCAAGCTGGTGCTTGGCAAGCATTCGGGCCGGCACGCTTTCCGCGATAAGCTGAGTGATCTGGGCTATGACATTTCTGAGGAAGAGGTCAATGCCGCTTTTGCCAAGTTCAAGGATCTTGCTGATAAGAAAAAAGAAGTCTCAGACGAGGATATCCTTGCGCTTCTGGAAGAGAAGCTGATTGATACGCCGGAGACCTTCAGTCTGCAGACGATCTATGTTACGTATGGCAATGAGGCTACTCCAACCGCCAAGGTAATTATTCACGGCCAGGACCCGCAGCCGATTGTGGCGGTTGCCGAAGGCAACGGATCGGTAGACGCGATCTACAATGCCATTGATCAGGCTACAGGGGAAGAAGTCACACTTGGCGATTACTCAATCAAAGCCGTCAGCAGAGGGAAGGATGCTCAGGGTGAGGTACATGTCGTGCTCTCGCAAGGCGAGGTGGCTGCGCAGGGCCGCGGACTTAGCACCGATATTCTGGAAGCGAGTGCCAGAGCCTACCTGGATGCACTGAACAAGCTGATTGAGAAGCGCAAGACCTACACCAAGCGTGAACATGCCAATCTTTAA
- the ilvN gene encoding acetolactate synthase small subunit, producing MRHTIAVLVNDQPGVLQRVSGLFGRRGFNIESITVGQSEEVGLSRMVIVTLGDQHTLEQIEKQLYKLIDVIKVVDLGVRPMVARELALIKVKAEPSERPEIMGVVETFRASVVDIGSTSLLVQVVGDTTKIDAMIELLKPYGIKELSRTGVTAMIRGNA from the coding sequence ATGAGACATACGATTGCTGTGCTTGTGAATGACCAGCCTGGCGTGCTGCAGCGGGTATCCGGATTATTCGGCCGCCGGGGGTTCAATATTGAGAGTATTACTGTTGGGCAATCCGAAGAGGTCGGATTGTCCCGGATGGTCATTGTAACGTTAGGTGATCAGCATACTCTGGAGCAGATTGAGAAGCAGCTCTACAAGCTGATTGATGTAATTAAGGTAGTTGATCTGGGTGTAAGGCCTATGGTTGCCCGTGAGCTGGCGCTCATTAAGGTCAAGGCTGAGCCCTCTGAGCGGCCTGAGATTATGGGCGTAGTCGAAACCTTCCGTGCTTCTGTTGTAGATATTGGCTCAACCAGCCTGCTTGTACAGGTAGTTGGGGATACCACCAAGATTGATGCAATGATTGAGCTGCTGAAGCCTTATGGCATTAAGGAGCTGTCCCGGACAGGAGTAACGGCGATGATCCGCGGGAATGCCTAA
- a CDS encoding RNA polymerase sigma factor produces the protein MEETEWINAVLSGEHQTFGNLVTRYQGMVYSVCIKITGEAESAKDMAQEVFIKAYKALPTFRGQSSFSTWLYRIAYRTCLDWKRANDREWRHRSAADYTENDWVTSQTPEQAVLRKEASRELGENLDSLAEPYRSVVQLYYFQRHSYQEIAQQKGISVKTVESQLYRARQMMRKSGEEWR, from the coding sequence TTGGAAGAGACGGAGTGGATCAATGCTGTGCTAAGCGGGGAGCATCAGACCTTCGGGAATCTGGTGACCCGTTATCAAGGCATGGTATATAGTGTATGCATCAAAATTACAGGAGAAGCCGAGTCTGCCAAGGATATGGCTCAGGAAGTCTTCATCAAAGCCTATAAAGCCCTTCCCACCTTCAGAGGACAGTCTTCCTTCTCCACCTGGCTGTACCGGATTGCTTACCGCACCTGTCTGGACTGGAAACGTGCCAATGACCGGGAATGGCGGCACCGGAGCGCAGCAGATTACACGGAGAATGACTGGGTGACTTCGCAGACACCTGAACAGGCAGTGCTTCGCAAGGAGGCTTCCCGTGAGCTGGGTGAGAACCTGGATAGTCTGGCGGAACCGTACCGGTCGGTTGTGCAGCTGTACTATTTTCAGCGACACTCGTATCAGGAGATAGCGCAGCAAAAAGGAATTTCGGTTAAAACGGTTGAATCGCAGCTCTATCGGGCCAGACAGATGATGCGCAAAAGCGGGGAGGAATGGCGATGA
- a CDS encoding response regulator: MIQALLVDDERLALMKLKMMLEELTTINVIATYTDPSEAVNAAPLLRPDVIFLDIDMPEMNGVQAAEAMQKLCPQASIVFVTAHNSYAIEAFELYALDYVLKPVQRGRLLKTIERLEERVSRAQEDSRKPAQTVMIRSFQSLRFERSGQPLPNIRWRTTKAQELFAYLFHNRNRFVSKDTLTDLLWPDFNLKKASTHLYTTIYQVRQCLKQAEIDLQISNASGGEGYTLETGSLLIDSYEWEKGILTQDAINKDNYEEHQRLFDFYSGDYLNDYDYLWAEGERQRLRTIWLHHAMNIAEFYVSSGRIPEAVTVYQRVVQLQPYFEQGHLGLMKVYDSIGERSAVEEQYHTLTALLKRELGVKPPASIKRWYEEWKHLNLRSM; the protein is encoded by the coding sequence ATGATTCAGGCCTTGCTGGTTGATGATGAACGGCTTGCTCTTATGAAGCTGAAAATGATGCTGGAAGAACTGACAACTATAAATGTAATCGCTACTTATACTGATCCTTCCGAGGCGGTCAATGCAGCGCCGCTGCTACGTCCTGATGTGATTTTCCTCGACATTGATATGCCTGAGATGAATGGCGTCCAGGCTGCGGAGGCCATGCAAAAGCTGTGCCCGCAGGCAAGCATCGTATTTGTGACTGCCCATAACAGCTACGCCATCGAGGCGTTCGAGCTTTATGCGCTTGACTATGTTCTTAAGCCTGTACAGCGGGGCCGTCTGTTGAAGACCATTGAACGGCTGGAGGAACGTGTCAGCCGGGCACAGGAGGATTCCCGCAAGCCTGCGCAGACGGTCATGATCCGCAGCTTCCAGTCCTTAAGATTCGAACGCAGCGGCCAGCCGCTGCCCAATATCCGCTGGCGCACCACCAAAGCACAGGAATTATTTGCTTATTTATTTCACAACCGCAACCGGTTCGTAAGCAAAGATACCTTAACCGATCTGCTGTGGCCCGATTTCAATCTTAAGAAAGCCTCCACTCATCTTTATACAACGATTTATCAGGTTCGGCAATGCCTGAAGCAGGCAGAGATTGATCTGCAGATCAGCAATGCCAGCGGGGGAGAAGGCTACACCCTGGAGACCGGCAGCCTGCTGATAGACAGCTACGAATGGGAGAAGGGCATTCTGACTCAAGATGCCATCAATAAGGACAACTATGAGGAGCACCAGCGGTTGTTCGATTTCTATTCGGGCGACTATCTGAACGATTACGATTACCTCTGGGCTGAAGGGGAACGGCAGCGTCTGCGGACCATCTGGCTGCATCACGCAATGAATATCGCCGAATTCTATGTCAGCAGCGGCCGGATACCGGAAGCGGTAACCGTGTACCAGAGGGTGGTGCAGCTTCAGCCTTATTTTGAACAGGGGCATCTCGGGCTGATGAAGGTCTACGACAGCATTGGGGAGCGTTCAGCGGTAGAGGAGCAATATCATACTCTGACGGCATTACTGAAGCGGGAGCTCGGTGTGAAGCCTCCTGCGAGTATTAAGCGCTGGTATGAGGAATGGAAGCATCTTAACCTCAGAAGTATGTGA